Proteins from a single region of Thiomicrorhabdus sp. Kp2:
- a CDS encoding helix-hairpin-helix domain-containing protein, with protein sequence MIKSLTSIFAVLFVSFASFSVSAAPVNVNKASVEEIADSLPGIGPAKAMAISEHCKKIKCTKADDLLTVKGIGEKTLAKISADLRFKDSK encoded by the coding sequence ATGATTAAGAGTTTAACTTCTATCTTTGCAGTATTGTTTGTTTCATTTGCCAGTTTTTCTGTATCAGCTGCTCCCGTTAATGTAAATAAAGCCAGTGTTGAGGAGATTGCTGATTCTTTGCCTGGTATTGGGCCTGCCAAGGCGATGGCGATTTCTGAGCATTGTAAAAAGATTAAATGCACAAAAGCTGATGATTTATTAACCGTTAAAGGGATTGGCGAAAAGACATTAGCCAAAATCTCTGCAGATTTACGGTTTAAAGATAGTAAATAA
- a CDS encoding pyridoxal phosphate-dependent aminotransferase yields the protein MANLSDRVNRVKPSLTLVITAKAQELKRAGKDIISLGAGEPDFDTPDHIKAAGIAAIQNGQTRYTAVDGTADLKEAIIAKFKRDNGIDYQMNQILVSSGGKQSFYNLCQAVLNDGDEVIIPAPYWVSYPDMALLAGGEPVVIEAGIEQGFKITAAQLEAAITPKTKMLVLNSPSNPTGAVYTAKELKEIADVLLKYPNIIIASDDMYEHIMLDDSKFTNILEVCPELYDRTVVMNGVSKAYSMTGWRIGYAGGPVDLIAGMRKVQSQSTSNPCSISQAASVEALNGSQECIQTMLVEFKKRHLYVVERINSLPGFKCIHAVGAFYAFMDISEAMVMKGYKTDTDFVEALLEQQLVAAVPGSAFGADKHMRFSFATSMENLINAIDRVEAFMKS from the coding sequence ATGGCCAACTTATCTGACCGTGTCAATCGTGTAAAACCCTCACTTACGCTTGTTATCACCGCTAAAGCTCAAGAATTAAAACGCGCAGGAAAAGATATTATTAGCCTTGGAGCAGGAGAGCCAGACTTTGATACCCCAGATCACATTAAGGCCGCAGGTATCGCCGCCATTCAAAATGGTCAAACGCGTTATACCGCCGTTGATGGAACGGCCGATTTAAAAGAAGCGATTATTGCCAAGTTTAAACGTGATAACGGAATTGACTACCAAATGAACCAGATTTTGGTCTCTTCAGGCGGTAAACAAAGTTTTTACAACCTGTGCCAAGCCGTGTTAAATGATGGTGATGAAGTCATTATTCCTGCACCTTACTGGGTCTCTTATCCAGATATGGCTCTATTAGCAGGTGGAGAGCCAGTTGTAATTGAAGCGGGTATTGAGCAAGGGTTTAAAATCACAGCCGCCCAATTAGAAGCCGCAATTACACCTAAAACAAAAATGCTTGTTTTAAACAGTCCATCCAATCCAACAGGTGCGGTATATACGGCTAAAGAGTTAAAAGAGATTGCGGATGTATTACTAAAATACCCAAACATCATTATTGCATCTGATGATATGTATGAACACATTATGCTGGATGACAGCAAATTCACTAATATCCTAGAAGTCTGTCCAGAGCTTTATGATAGAACGGTAGTCATGAATGGTGTCTCTAAAGCTTATTCAATGACAGGTTGGCGAATTGGTTATGCCGGTGGCCCAGTTGATCTTATTGCAGGTATGCGTAAAGTACAATCTCAAAGTACTTCAAATCCATGTTCTATTTCACAAGCCGCTTCGGTAGAAGCGTTAAATGGTTCTCAAGAATGCATTCAGACCATGCTAGTTGAATTCAAAAAACGTCATTTATATGTTGTTGAACGCATCAATTCCTTACCTGGCTTTAAATGCATTCACGCTGTTGGGGCATTCTATGCCTTTATGGACATCTCAGAAGCGATGGTAATGAAAGGTTACAAAACCGATACCGATTTTGTTGAAGCATTACTAGAACAGCAATTAGTGGCTGCCGTACCTGGATCAGCCTTTGGGGCTGATAAACACATGCGCTTTTCTTTTGCGACCAGTATGGAAAACCTGATTAATGCCATTGATCGTGTTGAAGCGTTTATGAAGTCTTAA
- a CDS encoding DNA ligase, with translation MSSFTKFLKFKIDYKSLVRFPGFLVFGLVVFITGLLTVEVIKADDTVTKPNLMLLKTYHANEDVTGWLMSEKLDGVRAYWDGKHLISRQGNVFASPKWFTQNFPPFELDGELWLDRGQFEETVSIVRQQNPDNRWKQISYHIFEVPNQSGGLLERLQVLEMFLKDQPNTVIKIIKQTRIKANLDVEKELNRVLSLGGEGLVVRNPEIEYKTGRVTSALKVKQKQDAECIVRGYTKGLGKYTGLVGALKCELMTEQVNRLFPLLKSESRTVIKIGSGLSDAQRAQPPKMGSIVTFQYMGLTKKGLPRFPVFLRERAGEVIGE, from the coding sequence ATGTCTAGTTTTACAAAGTTTCTAAAATTCAAAATTGATTATAAAAGCCTGGTCAGATTTCCAGGCTTTTTGGTTTTTGGTCTTGTTGTTTTTATAACTGGGTTATTAACTGTAGAGGTGATAAAAGCGGATGATACGGTCACTAAGCCCAATTTAATGCTATTGAAAACTTATCACGCTAATGAGGATGTAACAGGTTGGCTAATGAGTGAAAAGTTAGATGGTGTGCGTGCTTATTGGGATGGTAAACATCTCATTAGTCGTCAAGGTAATGTGTTTGCTTCACCTAAGTGGTTTACTCAAAACTTTCCGCCGTTTGAATTGGATGGTGAACTCTGGTTGGATAGAGGGCAATTTGAGGAGACCGTTTCGATTGTTCGTCAACAAAATCCAGATAACCGCTGGAAGCAGATTTCTTATCATATTTTTGAAGTACCCAATCAAAGCGGTGGTTTGTTAGAACGTTTACAGGTACTTGAAATGTTTTTAAAAGATCAGCCAAATACTGTGATTAAAATCATTAAGCAAACGCGTATTAAAGCGAATTTGGATGTAGAAAAAGAACTAAATCGAGTGCTGTCTTTAGGTGGAGAGGGGCTGGTGGTTAGAAACCCTGAGATTGAATATAAAACGGGAAGAGTAACTAGCGCTTTAAAGGTTAAGCAAAAACAAGATGCGGAATGTATTGTGCGTGGTTATACAAAGGGTTTGGGAAAGTATACAGGCCTGGTAGGTGCTTTAAAGTGTGAATTAATGACTGAACAAGTAAACAGGTTATTTCCTTTGCTTAAATCTGAAAGCCGTACTGTTATTAAAATTGGCAGTGGGTTAAGCGATGCACAAAGAGCCCAACCGCCTAAAATGGGTAGTATTGTTACTTTTCAATATATGGGGTTGACCAAAAAAGGTCTACCGCGTTTTCCTGTGTTTTTACGAGAGAGAGCTGGAGAAGTGATTGGGGAGTGA
- a CDS encoding O-antigen ligase, whose product MIDIPSEMPRYHRTHGAPIIFGDLAMLFGLLSLSFSFLYFKKEKLQFTFLILGGILGITASLYSGSRGGWIALLTIPLLFILMTPKAQRKTLIFTTIAVFLIILGIIFGTENPVHQRLSTALIEIENLIENPNWAGGSLGSRLVFFKIAITAFLSNPFFGIGVGEFYAYKMALIQEVPGLYPENLISYKHSHNEYLGILSGMGVIGILFYIIFFVWLTKIFKKAIKNNNPEIKSIGLAGITLLFCYLDFSLSESFLSSKLGSIAFYLMLSYLIFFINQRNREERISKI is encoded by the coding sequence TTGATAGATATCCCATCAGAAATGCCTCGCTACCATCGAACACACGGAGCCCCAATTATATTTGGTGATCTAGCGATGCTATTCGGCCTTCTTTCACTCAGCTTTTCATTTCTGTATTTTAAAAAAGAAAAATTACAATTTACTTTCCTTATTTTAGGTGGAATTCTAGGAATAACAGCCAGCCTATACTCAGGAAGTCGTGGTGGTTGGATTGCTCTTTTAACAATCCCTTTGCTATTTATTCTTATGACTCCCAAAGCACAGCGCAAAACACTTATTTTTACAACAATCGCTGTATTCTTAATTATTCTAGGCATTATCTTTGGAACAGAGAACCCCGTTCACCAAAGACTAAGCACTGCATTAATAGAAATAGAAAATCTAATTGAAAACCCTAACTGGGCTGGTGGCTCTTTAGGAAGCAGACTTGTTTTCTTTAAAATTGCCATTACTGCATTTTTATCAAATCCTTTTTTTGGAATCGGTGTCGGAGAATTCTATGCCTATAAAATGGCATTAATTCAAGAAGTTCCTGGGCTTTATCCCGAAAACCTAATTAGCTACAAACATAGCCACAATGAGTACTTAGGGATTCTTTCAGGCATGGGGGTAATTGGTATACTTTTCTATATAATCTTCTTTGTTTGGCTTACTAAAATATTTAAAAAAGCCATCAAAAATAATAACCCAGAAATAAAATCTATCGGACTAGCGGGAATCACTTTACTATTCTGCTACCTTGACTTTTCATTATCAGAATCTTTCTTAAGCTCAAAACTTGGTTCCATTGCTTTTTACTTAATGCTTAG
- a CDS encoding GIY-YIG nuclease family protein has protein sequence MKQPAVYILSSQSNDVLYIGVTSNLVQRIYQHKNHLVEGFTKKYNVDKLVYFELHEEMSAAILREKQLKNWHREWKNNLILEMNPDWTDLWNQIVGL, from the coding sequence ATGAAACAGCCAGCAGTTTATATTCTGTCAAGTCAGTCTAATGATGTTTTGTATATAGGCGTGACTTCAAATTTAGTGCAACGTATTTACCAGCATAAAAATCATTTAGTTGAAGGTTTTACTAAAAAATATAATGTTGATAAGTTGGTTTATTTTGAACTTCATGAAGAAATGAGTGCAGCTATTCTCCGTGAAAAACAGTTAAAGAATTGGCATCGTGAATGGAAAAATAATTTGATTTTAGAAATGAACCCCGATTGGACGGATTTGTGGAATCAAATTGTTGGGTTGTAA
- a CDS encoding nuclear transport factor 2 family protein — translation MFIALSLFGFSSLATANQVDEKRLAEQAEQFQNALSLAQTGAYDKALKIWNSLNESGELVPELKRAIENNIAVILIKQKRYDDAKKRLDLALQADSQVATTLENLNQIYAYDAQQAYQRIFKDTPVNQPKTQWLFFDIKQAKLPTDNVITDAKNADSVRLVKKSIEQWRQAWSNQQVKAYLSFYDKNAFIPKNGMSYSTWEKSRYRSLQNPKFIKLFLDDIQITPISSTMVRSRFLQRYHSDRFKDDVYKVLLWRKDDGLWKIVQEVVMYGEQ, via the coding sequence ATGTTTATTGCGCTGAGCTTATTTGGGTTTAGTTCTTTGGCCACTGCTAACCAAGTCGATGAGAAACGTTTGGCCGAGCAGGCCGAGCAGTTTCAGAACGCTTTAAGTCTCGCGCAAACGGGTGCTTATGATAAAGCACTCAAAATATGGAATAGCCTAAATGAGTCGGGTGAATTGGTTCCTGAACTAAAGCGGGCGATTGAAAATAATATTGCAGTGATTTTGATTAAACAGAAACGGTATGATGATGCCAAAAAACGATTAGATTTAGCGCTTCAAGCTGATTCTCAAGTCGCCACGACATTAGAAAACTTAAATCAGATCTACGCTTACGATGCTCAACAAGCGTATCAAAGAATTTTTAAAGATACTCCTGTTAACCAGCCTAAAACACAGTGGCTATTTTTTGATATCAAACAAGCCAAACTGCCAACCGATAATGTGATTACTGATGCTAAAAATGCCGACTCCGTTCGTTTGGTTAAAAAGTCAATTGAGCAATGGCGCCAGGCCTGGTCAAATCAGCAGGTGAAAGCGTATCTCTCTTTTTACGATAAGAATGCGTTTATTCCTAAAAATGGTATGAGTTATTCAACCTGGGAAAAAAGTCGATATCGTAGTTTGCAAAACCCAAAATTTATTAAACTTTTTTTAGATGATATTCAAATCACCCCAATTTCATCTACAATGGTACGCAGTCGTTTTTTACAACGTTATCACTCTGATCGTTTTAAAGACGATGTTTACAAGGTGCTTTTGTGGCGTAAGGATGATGGATTATGGAAAATTGTTCAAGAGGTTGTAATGTATGGTGAACAATAA
- a CDS encoding GIY-YIG nuclease family protein, producing MKQPAVYILSSQSNDVLYIGVTSNLVQRIYQHKNHLVEGFTKKYNVDKLVYFEFHEEMSAAILREKQLKNWHREWKNNLILEMNPDWTDLWNQIVGL from the coding sequence ATGAAACAGCCAGCAGTTTATATTCTGTCAAGTCAGTCTAATGATGTTTTGTATATAGGCGTGACTTCAAATTTAGTGCAACGTATTTACCAGCATAAAAATCATTTAGTTGAAGGTTTTACTAAAAAATATAATGTTGATAAGTTGGTTTATTTTGAATTTCATGAAGAAATGAGTGCAGCTATCCTCCGTGAAAAACAGTTAAAGAACTGGCATCGTGAATGGAAAAATAATTTGATTTTAGAAATGAATCCCGATTGGACGGATTTGTGGAATCAAATTGTTGGGTTGTAA
- the uvrB gene encoding excinuclease ABC subunit UvrB, whose product MSKAFELVSQYEPNGDQPTAIAQLVEGIQDGEAYQTLLGVTGSGKTFTIANVIKTVQRPTIILAHNKTLAAQLYGEMKGFFPNNAVEYFVSYYDYYQPEAYVPASDTYISKDSSVNEQIEQLRLSATKALLEREDVILIATVSAIYGLGDPEMYLKMILQVRLGDKITQRDILTRLTSMQYNRNDIELWRGNFRVRGDVIDIFPAEAEEYAVRIELFDDEVESIAWFDPLTGGVLTRPTRVTVYPKSHYVTPKERVLEMVEKVKVELKERLEELRSMNKLVEAQRLEERTKLDIEMMVELGYCTGIENYSRYLSGREAGQPPPTLMDYFPQNSLLVIDESHVTIPQIGGMYKGDRSRKENLVGYGFRLPSALDNRPMMFEEFERAMPQSIFVSATPGKYEAEHCSTMVEQVVRPTGLLDPIIEVRPALTQVDDLLGEITWRAEKGQRILVTTLTKRMAENLTEYFEDHNVRVRYMHSDIDTVERIEIIRDLRLGEFDVLIGINLLREGLDIPEVALVAILDADKEGFLRSERSLIQTIGRAARNVEGKAILYADKITKSMKTAIDETERRRAKQIQYNLERGITPQGLNKKVSDILEDSPYAAKSTRPGKSQKVAESDSEYTSQKAMSPAEMASHIKKVEKQMYKAAKELDFETAAQLRDELKSLKSNMVGIGDLR is encoded by the coding sequence GTGTCAAAAGCGTTTGAATTAGTTTCACAGTATGAACCCAATGGTGACCAACCAACTGCAATTGCACAATTGGTTGAAGGGATTCAGGATGGCGAGGCCTATCAAACCCTTTTAGGGGTTACAGGTTCGGGTAAAACTTTTACCATAGCTAACGTCATTAAAACCGTGCAAAGACCTACCATTATTTTGGCACACAACAAAACACTGGCTGCCCAGCTATACGGTGAGATGAAAGGCTTTTTTCCGAATAACGCGGTAGAGTATTTTGTCTCTTATTATGACTATTATCAGCCAGAGGCTTATGTTCCTGCATCTGATACCTATATTTCTAAAGATTCATCGGTTAATGAACAGATAGAACAATTACGTTTATCGGCCACTAAAGCGTTGCTAGAACGTGAAGATGTGATTTTGATTGCCACCGTATCGGCCATTTACGGTTTGGGTGATCCTGAAATGTACCTGAAGATGATTTTGCAGGTTCGTTTGGGCGATAAAATCACCCAACGCGATATTTTAACTCGCTTAACCTCTATGCAATATAACCGAAATGATATTGAACTCTGGCGTGGTAACTTTAGAGTGCGTGGCGATGTGATTGATATTTTCCCAGCTGAGGCCGAAGAGTATGCGGTGCGCATTGAGTTGTTTGATGATGAAGTCGAAAGTATTGCTTGGTTTGATCCTTTAACGGGCGGGGTGTTAACGCGTCCAACTCGAGTAACCGTTTATCCAAAGTCGCATTATGTTACGCCTAAAGAACGTGTGCTGGAGATGGTAGAAAAGGTAAAGGTTGAGCTTAAAGAGCGTTTAGAAGAGCTTCGTTCAATGAATAAATTGGTTGAAGCTCAACGTTTAGAAGAGCGCACTAAGCTTGATATTGAGATGATGGTTGAACTTGGCTATTGCACTGGTATTGAAAACTATTCACGATATTTGTCCGGCAGGGAAGCGGGGCAGCCACCACCGACTTTAATGGATTATTTCCCACAAAATTCCTTGCTAGTCATTGATGAAAGTCACGTTACCATTCCGCAAATAGGGGGTATGTATAAAGGTGACCGTTCAAGAAAAGAGAACTTAGTAGGCTACGGTTTCCGTTTACCTTCAGCTTTAGATAATCGCCCCATGATGTTTGAAGAGTTTGAACGTGCTATGCCACAAAGTATTTTTGTCTCTGCTACGCCAGGTAAGTACGAAGCCGAGCATTGTTCAACCATGGTTGAACAAGTAGTGCGCCCAACAGGCCTGTTAGACCCCATTATTGAAGTACGCCCAGCTTTAACGCAGGTAGATGACTTGCTCGGTGAAATTACCTGGCGAGCCGAGAAAGGTCAGCGTATTTTAGTAACCACGCTTACCAAACGTATGGCGGAAAACCTCACCGAATATTTTGAAGATCACAATGTGCGTGTACGTTATATGCACTCAGATATTGATACGGTTGAGCGTATTGAGATTATTCGTGATTTACGTTTGGGTGAGTTTGATGTCTTAATTGGTATTAACTTATTAAGAGAAGGGCTGGATATTCCAGAAGTCGCTTTAGTCGCCATTTTAGATGCAGACAAAGAGGGCTTTTTACGTTCGGAACGTTCATTGATTCAAACCATTGGGCGTGCCGCTCGTAATGTGGAAGGTAAAGCCATTTTATATGCTGACAAAATTACCAAGTCAATGAAAACAGCGATTGATGAAACCGAACGCCGAAGAGCCAAACAGATTCAATACAACTTAGAGCGCGGAATAACACCGCAAGGGTTAAATAAAAAAGTCAGCGATATTCTAGAAGATTCACCTTATGCAGCCAAATCTACCAGGCCTGGTAAATCTCAAAAAGTGGCTGAATCAGACTCTGAATATACTTCCCAAAAAGCGATGTCTCCTGCGGAAATGGCTAGCCATATCAAGAAAGTTGAAAAACAGATGTACAAAGCGGCTAAGGAGTTGGATTTTGAAACGGCCGCACAGCTCCGTGATGAACTTAAATCTTTGAAAAGTAATATGGTTGGCATTGGCGATTTACGTTAA
- a CDS encoding Uma2 family endonuclease — translation MSLAYEEHYTIRDYALWEGDWELIRGAPYAMEPSPSISHQRIEQALSFQVYKQLQNYIECEALAEIDWQCADDTVVRPDMLIACNIQGEKLTKTPELIVEVVSPSSAKRDEGLKFELYQQEGVKTYILAYPEEKVAKVYRLHEGRYIKEADFTDEQFDFMIKECALNIDFSQIWRD, via the coding sequence ATGTCTTTAGCTTATGAAGAACACTATACAATTAGAGATTATGCTTTGTGGGAAGGCGATTGGGAATTAATTCGCGGAGCCCCTTATGCGATGGAGCCATCACCAAGTATTTCTCATCAACGGATAGAGCAAGCTTTATCATTTCAAGTTTATAAACAACTTCAAAATTACATTGAATGCGAAGCTTTAGCTGAAATTGATTGGCAATGTGCGGATGATACGGTGGTACGTCCTGACATGTTAATTGCTTGTAATATTCAGGGTGAAAAATTAACTAAAACGCCTGAGCTGATTGTTGAGGTGGTGTCACCTTCAAGTGCTAAACGTGATGAAGGGCTTAAGTTTGAGCTTTATCAACAAGAAGGGGTTAAAACCTATATTTTGGCCTATCCAGAAGAGAAGGTGGCAAAAGTATATCGCTTGCATGAAGGTCGTTACATTAAAGAAGCGGACTTTACCGATGAGCAATTTGATTTTATGATTAAAGAGTGTGCATTGAATATTGATTTTAGCCAAATATGGCGTGATTAA